A window of the Candidatus Krumholzibacteriia bacterium genome harbors these coding sequences:
- a CDS encoding ribonuclease HI family protein, whose protein sequence is MRPADSQPSHLGLDEFVLQCDGASRGNPGRAAIGFVLLDAQGEEILAHGEVLGEGITNNVAEYTALLRGLEAAAARGVRRLRARLDSELVVRQVRGEYRVRHAGLQALHLLVRARLSDFASFHIEHVPRAANRRADALANAALDALDSPRRQEKPAT, encoded by the coding sequence ATGAGGCCCGCGGACAGCCAGCCCTCCCACCTCGGGCTCGACGAGTTCGTCCTCCAGTGCGACGGCGCTTCCCGCGGCAACCCCGGCCGCGCCGCCATCGGTTTCGTCCTCCTCGATGCGCAGGGCGAGGAGATCCTGGCGCATGGCGAGGTTCTGGGCGAAGGCATCACCAACAATGTGGCGGAGTACACCGCGCTGCTGCGCGGCCTCGAGGCCGCGGCGGCCCGCGGCGTGCGGCGCTTGCGCGCGCGACTGGACAGCGAGCTCGTGGTGCGTCAGGTGCGCGGCGAGTATCGTGTCCGCCATGCGGGACTGCAGGCGTTGCACCTCCTGGTGCGCGCGCGGCTTTCCGACTTCGCCAGCTTCCACATCGAGCACGTCCCGCGCGCGGCGAACCGCCGGGCCGACGCCCTTGCCAATGCAGCGCTGGACGCCCTAGACTCGCCCCGCAGACAGGAGAAACCGGCGACGTAG